The Pseudoxanthomonas sp. Root65 sequence GCGGCAAGGAGCGACGCGCCGCGCCCTGCACTGGTGCACAATGCGGCGCCTTGAACAGCTCTGGATGACGCATGGAGATCGAAGACCTTTTGAGTGCCGCCCTGCGCGAAGCCGGTTACGGGCAGGATGCGATCGGCTCGGCCATGCCGAGGATCCTGCGCATCCTGGAGGCCGAGGACGTACGCATCGCCCTGGGTCGCGCCCTGTCGCGCAAGGAGCGCGAGTACGTGCGCCTGCAGCTCGAACTGGGACTGAGCGTGTCGGAAGTCGTCGCGGGCCTGACCAAGTAAGCCGGCGCGATGCGCGGAAGCGGTTCGCGTCGTTCCCCTCACAGCCGTCCGCCGCCTGTCGATGGATTGGCCGCGAGTACGCTGCAGTTGCCGCCCGGCGGATGGGTAACGGTGCTGGACGGCCTCTGCGCGCGGTTTCCGTCGGTTCCCCGCGCGCAGTGGATCGAGCGGATGGCGCGCGGCCGGGTCGTGGATGGCGAAGGAAGTACGGTGACGCCCGGATCGCCGTATCGCGTCGGGCTGGACATCCATTACTACCGCGACGTCGTGGACGAACCGCGGATTCCGTTCGACGAAACCATCCTCCACCTGGATGCGGACCTGCTGGTGGCCGACAAGCCGCATTTCCTGCCAGTGACGCCGACCGGCGTCCACGTCCATGAAACCCTGCTGGGGCGGCTGATCCGCCGCACAGGCAACCCGGCGTTGGCGCCGCTGCACCGGATCGATCGCGAGACCGCCGGACTGGTGCTGTTCTCGACCAACCCCGACAGTCGCGCGCACTACCAGGCGCTGTTCCGCGAGCGGCGGATCGAAAAGCGCTACCAGGCGACGGCGCCGGC is a genomic window containing:
- a CDS encoding pseudouridine synthase, which gives rise to MAASTLQLPPGGWVTVLDGLCARFPSVPRAQWIERMARGRVVDGEGSTVTPGSPYRVGLDIHYYRDVVDEPRIPFDETILHLDADLLVADKPHFLPVTPTGVHVHETLLGRLIRRTGNPALAPLHRIDRETAGLVLFSTNPDSRAHYQALFRERRIEKRYQATAPALPHLVFPCARTSRIVAGEPFFRMQEVEGVANSETRIDVIARVGDRWRYALTPVTGRKHQLRVHMAALGAPIAGDPLYPSVRHRAAGDHAAPLQLLAERLAFVDPLRGIERCFTSGFALGG